From Effusibacillus lacus:
TTAAGAAAGACATGGAAGGCGTCAAAGTTCTTGGGACGGAACACCAACCGAATCTCGAAGAGATCGCTGCTTTAAAACCCGACCTGATTCTCGGCGTCAAGCTGCGTCACGAAAAAATCTATCAACAACTGTCTGCTATTGCTCCAACCGTGTTATCGGAAACACTTCGCGGCGAGTGGAAAAACAACTTTAAGCTTTATGCGGAAGCTCTGAACAAGAAAGCGGAAGGCGAACAGGTAATCTCCGCCTTTGATAAGCGTGTTGAGGAATTTAAGAAAAAAGCGGGCGACAAATTAAAGACGAAAGTATCGCTTGTGCGGTTTATGCCGGACCGGATTCGAATTTACTATGTTGATTCATTCGCAGGCATCATTTTAAAACAGATTGGTTTTGCCCGTCCGGAAAAACAAAATATAGACAAAGGTTTTGCTGATAACGTAACAAAAGAACGAATTCCGGAAATGGAAGGCGACATCCTGTTCTACTGGACTTGGGAAACCGGCGATGGAAAGGCATCACAAGCAGAAAAGGAATGGACCAATGATCCGCTGTGGAAGAATCTTAATGTTGTGAAGAACGGCAAGGCTTATAAAGTCGATGACTCTATCTGGAATACAGCCGGTGGCGTTAAGGCAG
This genomic window contains:
- a CDS encoding ABC transporter substrate-binding protein, with protein sequence MSSTYLKKKSVFALLAVLLSFALVLAGCGSAGGNQQAAAPDKSEPSAGKTEEYTVKHAMGETPIKGTPKKVVVLTNEGTEAVLALGIKPVGAVKSWNGDPWYDHIKKDMEGVKVLGTEHQPNLEEIAALKPDLILGVKLRHEKIYQQLSAIAPTVLSETLRGEWKNNFKLYAEALNKKAEGEQVISAFDKRVEEFKKKAGDKLKTKVSLVRFMPDRIRIYYVDSFAGIILKQIGFARPEKQNIDKGFADNVTKERIPEMEGDILFYWTWETGDGKASQAEKEWTNDPLWKNLNVVKNGKAYKVDDSIWNTAGGVKAANLLLDDLEKFFLK